From the genome of Gemmatimonas phototrophica, one region includes:
- a CDS encoding DUF2156 domain-containing protein yields MTESRAAREHTVARHGRTSTAFAAVGDHLHCWRPPAAAGLPEDALVAYATPVGAMVVAGEPVAPLDGLVAVAESFLAHAAARGKRASFFATEGRLASSAALSRLLIGEQPVWDPRQWPANVATHRSLREQIRRARAKGVHSREVSAPQMATPAVQRAVALLVRRWRATRSMAEMGFLVTIDLNSGASSRRQFLAVQHGRVAALLSLAPVPTRSGWVFEHVVRDPDAPNGTLELLVDHAMRTLAAEQVPWATLGLAPLHGPVVGWLRRIRQWSTPLFNFEGLAAFKRKLRPTHWEPMYLAWPVQDTEWRALRDGLRAFAGGSLWRFALRTVLRGPAPLLLALEWLLVPWTIALALVPTTPWFPSTAVHAAWVAFDGALLLALRLVRTQQARTHRARQLVARAATGVALAVSLDAVLSLLQAIWWNVPRMHTVADWLLLLVAGAAPLAATPVLWGAAQRLRTLAVQRPIIFPP; encoded by the coding sequence ATGACCGAAAGTCGCGCGGCGCGCGAGCACACGGTGGCCCGCCACGGCCGCACATCAACCGCCTTTGCCGCGGTGGGGGATCACCTGCACTGCTGGCGCCCGCCGGCAGCGGCAGGTCTCCCGGAGGATGCCCTGGTGGCCTACGCAACGCCGGTGGGGGCCATGGTGGTTGCAGGCGAGCCCGTGGCACCATTGGATGGGCTGGTGGCGGTAGCCGAATCGTTTTTGGCACATGCGGCCGCGCGTGGGAAGCGGGCCAGCTTTTTCGCCACGGAAGGACGACTGGCGAGTTCCGCGGCGCTGTCCCGGTTGCTCATTGGAGAGCAACCGGTCTGGGATCCACGACAGTGGCCGGCGAATGTCGCCACACACCGGTCCCTGCGCGAGCAGATCCGGCGTGCTCGCGCCAAAGGCGTGCACTCGCGGGAGGTCAGCGCACCTCAGATGGCCACGCCAGCAGTGCAAAGGGCCGTGGCGCTGCTCGTCCGTCGCTGGCGTGCTACACGCAGTATGGCCGAGATGGGCTTTCTGGTCACCATCGACCTGAACAGTGGGGCCAGCTCCCGCCGACAATTTCTGGCCGTGCAGCACGGGCGGGTGGCCGCGCTGCTGTCGCTGGCCCCGGTGCCAACCCGATCAGGGTGGGTCTTCGAACACGTGGTCCGCGATCCGGACGCCCCCAACGGGACGCTCGAACTGTTGGTAGACCACGCCATGCGCACGCTCGCCGCAGAACAGGTGCCGTGGGCGACACTTGGCCTGGCCCCCCTTCACGGACCGGTCGTCGGGTGGCTGCGTCGCATTCGTCAGTGGTCCACACCGCTCTTCAACTTTGAAGGGCTCGCCGCTTTCAAGCGGAAATTGCGTCCCACGCATTGGGAGCCCATGTATCTCGCCTGGCCGGTGCAAGACACGGAATGGCGCGCACTGCGCGATGGATTGCGGGCCTTTGCGGGGGGATCGCTCTGGCGGTTTGCGCTGCGCACCGTGCTGCGTGGACCCGCACCACTGTTGCTGGCGCTGGAGTGGCTGCTGGTGCCGTGGACCATCGCGCTGGCGCTGGTACCCACCACACCATGGTTTCCCTCCACCGCCGTGCATGCGGCATGGGTGGCGTTTGATGGAGCCCTGCTACTCGCGTTGCGATTGGTGCGGACACAGCAAGCGCGTACGCATCGTGCCCGCCAACTCGTCGCACGCGCGGCGACCGGAGTGGCACTGGCGGTGTCGCTCGACGCCGTGCTCTCGCTGCTGCAAGCGATCTGGTGGAATGTGCCACGAATGCACACTGTGGCCGACTGGCTGCTGCTGCTGGTGGCCGGCGCCGCACCTCTGGCTGCGACGCCGGTGTTGTGGGGGGCCGCACAACGTCTGCGAACACTGGCCGTGCAACGGCCAATCATTTTCCCGCCCTAG
- the upp gene encoding uracil phosphoribosyltransferase has translation MAHSHDGTELPTLSIVDHPLVRHKITLLRDRATPTKQFKELVDEIAMLMAYEATRDLALEPASVDTPLETTTGWAVRGKKLTLVPILRAGLGMVEGILRLMPSARVGHIGLYRDHDTLEPVDYYFKVPGDVGERDFLLLDPMLATGGSAAAAVTSLKRAGATRIRFLCLVAAPEGVARLAREHPDVMVLTAALDRELNEHGYILPGLGDAGDRLFGTR, from the coding sequence ATGGCTCATTCCCACGATGGAACCGAACTCCCGACGCTCAGTATCGTTGACCACCCGCTGGTGCGTCACAAGATCACGCTGCTGCGCGATCGCGCCACTCCCACCAAGCAGTTCAAGGAGCTGGTGGACGAAATCGCCATGCTGATGGCCTACGAGGCCACCCGTGATCTGGCCCTCGAACCGGCCAGTGTGGATACCCCCCTGGAAACGACCACCGGCTGGGCGGTCCGCGGCAAGAAGCTCACGCTCGTCCCCATTCTCCGTGCCGGGCTGGGGATGGTGGAGGGGATTCTGCGCCTCATGCCATCGGCGCGCGTGGGACACATTGGTCTCTACCGCGATCACGACACGCTCGAGCCGGTGGACTACTACTTCAAGGTGCCGGGGGATGTCGGGGAGCGGGACTTTCTGCTGCTCGACCCCATGCTGGCTACCGGTGGTAGCGCGGCGGCAGCCGTGACCTCACTCAAGCGTGCCGGCGCCACGCGCATCCGGTTTCTCTGTCTCGTCGCCGCGCCGGAAGGGGTCGCCCGACTGGCCCGCGAACACCCCGATGTGATGGTGCTCACCGCCGCCCTCGATCGCGAGCTCAACGAACACGGCTACATTCTGCCGGGCCTTGGCGATGCGGGCGATCGGTTGTTCGGGACGAGGTAA
- a CDS encoding DUF2225 domain-containing protein, whose protein sequence is MTTLHLIELSCPVCDSAFRSQTVVATNGFGGKRTDFHERAAGMQPLPYFVHLCTHCGYAGVARDFREDVELSDLLKEQVWNELAPALSTSLPSGSLKYEHAAKVAAWQDADPRYLADLYLRAAWCCVDEGDSEAERYFRRHAAWRFADALASYDGVPPDERAVITYLVGELWRRIGDDRQSELWYNRVADEVTEPAAQSWVLEVAEQQRLEPREWFT, encoded by the coding sequence ATGACGACGCTCCATCTCATCGAACTTTCCTGCCCCGTTTGCGACAGCGCCTTTCGCTCGCAGACCGTGGTGGCCACCAACGGCTTTGGCGGCAAGCGCACCGACTTTCACGAGCGGGCCGCCGGTATGCAGCCACTCCCGTATTTCGTGCACCTGTGCACGCACTGCGGCTATGCGGGCGTGGCCCGGGATTTCCGGGAAGACGTGGAGTTGAGCGACCTGCTGAAGGAGCAGGTGTGGAATGAATTGGCGCCGGCGCTGAGCACCTCACTGCCGTCAGGCTCGCTCAAGTACGAGCACGCGGCCAAGGTGGCGGCGTGGCAGGATGCGGACCCGCGCTACCTGGCGGATCTCTATCTGCGCGCGGCGTGGTGCTGCGTGGACGAAGGCGACAGCGAAGCCGAGCGCTATTTCCGTCGGCATGCGGCGTGGCGCTTTGCGGACGCGCTGGCGTCCTACGACGGCGTACCGCCGGACGAGCGGGCGGTGATCACGTATCTGGTGGGCGAGCTCTGGCGGCGCATTGGCGACGACAGGCAATCGGAATTGTGGTACAATCGGGTAGCCGACGAAGTCACGGAGCCCGCCGCGCAGAGCTGGGTGCTGGAAGTGGCGGAACAGCAGCGGCTCGAACCACGCGAGTGGTTTACCTGA
- the mnmE gene encoding tRNA uridine-5-carboxymethylaminomethyl(34) synthesis GTPase MnmE produces MAHGPRATPSLVAGDDDTIVALATAPGRGAVALVRLSGARAIPIARALGAYGGASGRAAVPRRSVLAALTHPHSGEPLEQVLVTWFAAPHSYTGEEVVEFATHGGAVSPALVLSACVALGAREALPGEFTRRAVINGRMDLLQAEAVADLVDARTRAMQRQALAQLDGGLSRRLLALRDDVIHLEALLAYDIDFPEEDDGPIAPARIAAAAHHVHAALTALLRTAPRGAMVRDGVLVVIAGPPNAGKSSLFNALLGEARAIVTAIPGTTRDAIEALLDRPSLPLRLVDTAGLRDTDDEVERLGIEVSSRYLGRAQVVLACGASDPDVQHTMSVVQSRTDGVVVPVRTKCDLHTGTLGVPVSAERGDGLAELLTHIDAAAMQAVPDDGTSDTMLTRERHRVGLTAALEEVTAFQEAWATGALPAPVAAVHLLTAREAIGELIGTVDTEDVLDRVFRDFCIGK; encoded by the coding sequence ATGGCCCACGGCCCACGTGCCACACCCTCGCTGGTGGCTGGCGACGATGACACCATCGTTGCCCTGGCCACCGCCCCGGGACGTGGCGCGGTGGCGCTGGTACGACTCTCGGGGGCGCGCGCGATACCCATCGCTCGCGCCCTCGGCGCGTATGGTGGAGCCAGCGGGCGCGCGGCGGTGCCCCGCCGGAGTGTGCTCGCGGCGCTGACGCATCCGCACAGCGGTGAACCGCTGGAGCAGGTGCTGGTGACCTGGTTTGCCGCACCGCATTCGTACACCGGCGAAGAGGTGGTGGAGTTTGCCACCCATGGCGGAGCCGTGTCTCCGGCCCTTGTGCTGAGCGCGTGCGTGGCGCTGGGGGCGCGTGAGGCGCTGCCCGGTGAGTTCACCCGACGCGCTGTAATAAATGGGCGTATGGATCTGCTGCAGGCCGAAGCGGTAGCGGATTTGGTGGACGCCCGCACACGGGCCATGCAGCGTCAGGCGTTGGCGCAACTCGATGGTGGACTGTCGCGTCGATTGCTGGCGCTGCGCGACGACGTCATTCATCTGGAAGCGCTGCTGGCGTACGACATCGATTTCCCTGAAGAAGACGATGGCCCCATTGCCCCGGCGCGCATTGCGGCGGCGGCCCACCACGTGCACGCCGCGTTGACGGCGCTGCTGCGCACCGCGCCGCGCGGTGCCATGGTGCGCGATGGTGTACTGGTGGTGATTGCCGGCCCACCCAACGCCGGCAAATCGAGTCTGTTCAACGCGTTGTTGGGGGAAGCGCGCGCGATTGTGACGGCCATTCCTGGCACGACACGCGACGCCATTGAAGCGTTGCTCGATCGCCCATCACTGCCGCTGCGCCTCGTGGATACGGCCGGGCTGCGCGATACCGATGATGAAGTGGAACGGCTGGGCATTGAAGTGAGCAGCCGCTACCTGGGGCGCGCGCAGGTCGTGCTGGCCTGTGGCGCCAGCGATCCCGATGTGCAGCACACCATGAGCGTGGTGCAGTCGCGCACCGACGGCGTGGTGGTTCCGGTGCGTACCAAGTGTGACCTGCACACGGGAACGCTTGGGGTGCCGGTGAGCGCGGAACGCGGCGATGGACTGGCCGAGCTGCTCACGCACATTGATGCGGCCGCCATGCAGGCCGTGCCAGACGACGGTACCAGCGACACCATGCTCACTCGCGAACGCCACCGGGTGGGACTCACCGCGGCGCTGGAGGAAGTGACCGCGTTTCAGGAGGCGTGGGCCACCGGCGCGTTGCCCGCGCCGGTGGCAGCAGTGCACCTGCTTACGGCGCGCGAAGCCATTGGTGAGCTCATTGGCACCGTGGACACCGAGGATGTGCTGGACCGGGTGTTTCGGGACTTCTGTATTGGGAAATAG
- the yidC gene encoding membrane protein insertase YidC: MEPRRIVLAVVLMAAVLLVTPYIFPTPTPAPGSTPVAVDSLAADSAAPVIGATTAPVATPATMSAAQPTDSTAVAAAAAVIIDTAVVNTKQADYRTTNKGAALIGASLTQYQTLSNGGRTRSGAVELALPGERMMGFRLVVPGDTIDLTKQVFRSTRSEENGATVIAYDATLPGKTVSIKYSFLPDSYRVNVSAAVAGIPENSYLLVDLPPGFRSSESDSAEDHSHLAYAYKPELSGAEGIAFRSLDPGEREIEAGPISWGVAKNKYFIFGVLAPKGAPGFAEINVTGGARIGKEATRGMATLVTPLKAGNASFEVYAGPQEFKRLLAMGRAFETSNPYGGWIQGIVQPFATMVIRLLLWMKATLGVSYGWILVIFGVAIRIILWPLNQKAMRSSMQMQRIQPEMQALQTRYKGDPQKLQQAMMQLYKDHGMSPFSSLSGCLPMLIPLPVFFALFFVFQNTIEFRGVPFLWFPDISVKDPYYVIPILVAVTTLLMSWIGMRGMKANEQQKMMMYLMPAMMLIFFFSMASGLNLYYFIQNLASLPQQWLISQERSKAAPLVRG; encoded by the coding sequence ATGGAACCACGTCGTATCGTCCTTGCCGTCGTCCTGATGGCGGCCGTCCTGCTCGTGACGCCGTACATCTTCCCGACGCCCACGCCGGCACCGGGGAGCACGCCGGTGGCCGTGGACTCGCTGGCGGCCGATAGCGCGGCGCCGGTAATCGGCGCCACCACGGCGCCCGTCGCCACGCCCGCCACCATGAGCGCGGCGCAGCCGACCGACTCGACGGCGGTCGCCGCTGCCGCTGCCGTGATCATTGATACGGCCGTCGTGAACACCAAGCAGGCCGACTACCGCACCACCAACAAGGGCGCTGCTCTCATTGGTGCGTCGCTCACCCAGTACCAGACGCTCTCCAACGGCGGACGCACGCGCAGCGGCGCGGTGGAGCTCGCGCTCCCCGGCGAACGCATGATGGGGTTCCGACTGGTGGTGCCGGGTGACACGATTGACCTCACCAAGCAGGTGTTCCGCTCCACGCGCAGCGAGGAGAACGGCGCGACGGTCATCGCCTACGACGCCACCCTGCCGGGGAAGACGGTCTCCATCAAATACTCGTTCCTCCCCGACAGCTATCGCGTGAACGTGTCGGCAGCCGTGGCCGGTATTCCCGAGAACAGCTATCTGCTGGTGGATCTCCCCCCTGGCTTTCGCAGCTCGGAGTCTGACTCGGCGGAAGATCACTCGCATCTGGCGTACGCGTACAAGCCGGAGCTGTCGGGCGCTGAAGGCATTGCGTTCCGCTCGCTCGATCCGGGTGAACGCGAAATCGAAGCGGGCCCCATTTCATGGGGCGTGGCCAAGAACAAGTACTTCATTTTTGGCGTGCTGGCTCCCAAGGGCGCGCCGGGCTTTGCCGAAATCAACGTGACCGGTGGCGCGCGTATCGGGAAGGAAGCCACGCGCGGCATGGCGACGCTCGTCACGCCGCTCAAGGCCGGCAACGCCTCCTTTGAAGTGTACGCCGGCCCGCAGGAGTTCAAGCGATTGCTGGCCATGGGACGCGCCTTCGAAACCAGCAATCCCTATGGCGGCTGGATTCAGGGAATCGTGCAGCCCTTTGCCACCATGGTCATTCGCCTGCTGTTGTGGATGAAGGCCACGCTCGGCGTGTCGTACGGCTGGATCCTGGTGATCTTCGGCGTCGCCATCCGCATCATTCTCTGGCCGCTCAACCAGAAGGCGATGCGCAGCAGCATGCAGATGCAGCGTATTCAGCCTGAGATGCAGGCGCTGCAGACGCGCTACAAGGGCGATCCGCAGAAGCTGCAGCAGGCCATGATGCAGCTGTACAAGGATCACGGCATGAGCCCCTTCAGCTCGTTGTCGGGCTGTTTGCCGATGCTCATTCCGTTGCCGGTGTTCTTCGCGCTGTTCTTCGTCTTCCAGAACACCATCGAGTTCCGCGGCGTGCCGTTCCTGTGGTTCCCCGACATCTCGGTGAAAGACCCGTACTACGTCATCCCCATTCTGGTGGCGGTCACCACGTTGCTCATGTCGTGGATTGGCATGCGCGGCATGAAGGCCAACGAACAGCAGAAGATGATGATGTATCTGATGCCGGCCATGATGCTGATCTTCTTCTTCAGCATGGCCTCGGGACTCAACCTGTACTACTTCATCCAGAATCTCGCGTCGCTGCCGCAGCAGTGGCTCATTTCGCAGGAACGGAGCAAGGCGGCTCCGCTCGTGCGGGGATAA